The following are encoded together in the Triticum dicoccoides isolate Atlit2015 ecotype Zavitan chromosome 6B, WEW_v2.0, whole genome shotgun sequence genome:
- the LOC119324496 gene encoding 39S ribosomal protein L18, mitochondrial-like: MAAVYPTTAALPARHSPPSFLRPSYLSWSASITQHRVPFSPRLALSPPPAANRRSFVIRAAWTRRSRGELDKSPNRKSWKQRTDMYMRPFLLNVFFSKRFVHAKVMHRGTSKVIAVATTNAKDLRTTLPSLIDDNACRTIGRLIAERSMDADVFAMAYEPKKNERIEGKLGIVIDTIKEYGIIFA; the protein is encoded by the coding sequence ATGGCCGCCGTTTACCCCACCACGGCCGCCCTCCCAGCGCGCCACtcccctccttccttcctccgGCCGTCGTACCTGTCGTGGTCCGCCTCCATCACCCAGCACCGCGTCCCCTTCTCACCGCGCCTCGCTCTCTCGCCGCCACCGGCGGCCAATCGGCGGTCGTTCGTGATCCGAGCGGCTTGGACGCGGCGGTCGCGCGGCGAGTTGGACAAGAGCCCGAACCGCAAGTCGTGGAAGCAGCGCACGGACATGTACATGCGCCCGTTCCTGCTCAACGTCTTCTTCTCCAAGCGCTTCGTCCACGCCAAGGTCATGCACCGGGGCACCAGCAAGGTCATCGCCGTCGCCACCACCAACGCCAAGGACCTCAGGACCACGCTGCCGTCCCTCATAGACGACAACGCCTGCAGGACCATCGGTCGTCTCATAGCCGAGAGGTCCATGGACGCCGATGTCTTCGCAATGGCGTACGAGCCCAAGAAGAATGAGAGGATCGAGGGGAAGCTCGGGATTGTCATCGACACCATTAAGGAGTATGGCATCATCTTTGCATAG